TTACGGCTGGCCAAATCAACGGCACCTCCGGTTATGAGGAAGCTGCCGGGCAAGGCATCATGGCGGGGATCAATGCGGCCCGCAAGGTGCAAGGGAAGGAGCCGGTCATCCTGGATCGCTCGCAGGCGTATATCGGCGTGCTCATCGACGATCTGGTGACCAAAGGAACGCAGGAACCGTACCGGCTGCTCACCTCTCGCGCCGAATACCGCCTCTTGCTGCGCCACGACAACGCCGATCTGCGGCTGACTGAGATCGGATATGAAATCGGCCTGATTTCGGAGGAACGGTACCAGCGCTTCCTGCGCAAAAAAGCGCAGATTGAGCGGGAGCTGGAGCGCCTGCGGACGACCAAAATCAAGCCGACGCCTGAAGTGAACGATTATCTGGCATCGCTTGGCACGGCGCCGCTTGACAATGCCGTGGAACTGGCAACCCTGCTTCGCCGGCCGGAGGTCACCTATGCGGATGTGGCCCATCTTTCACCGCCGCCGGAAGTGTTGATCCCAGAAGCGGCGGAACAAGTGGAGATCCAGATAAAATATCAGGGGTATATCGACAAGTTGCTTGCCGAAGTGGAAAAAATGAAGCGGATGGAAAACAAGCGTCTTTCCGACAAGCTGGATTACTACGCCATTCACGGCCTTTCCCATGAAGCGCGGGAGAAACTGAGCAAGGTGCGTCCTCTCTCCATTGGACAGGCATCCCGGATTTCAGGCGTGAATCCGGCGGACATCTCCATTCTGATGATCTATCTGGAACAAATGGAACGGAGGACGTCAGCGTGAGTCACGACAGCCAGTCGTTGAACCGGTGGCTTGCAGCCGCTTGTGCGCCTCATCTTGCACTGGACGAAAGCCGGTTGGGCCTGTTTTCCGATTACCTGGAGCTGTTGCTTTCATGGAATGAACGGTTCAACCTCACCGCCATCACCGAGCCGCGCGAGGTGTATGTGAAGCATTTTTACGATTCGCTGACACCCGCATTTGTCCACGATTTCACCCGGACAAGGCGGCTGATGGATGTCGGGACGGGGGCGGGCTTTCCGGGAATTCCGCTGAAGATTGCCTTTCCCCACATCCGGTTGACGCTGCTGGATTCGCTGAAAAAACGGATCTCGTTTTTGGCGGAAGTGGTGGCCAGACTCAAGCTTTCTGATGTGGAACTCATCCACGGCCGTGCGGAGGAAGTGGGACGTCACCCGCAGCACCGGGAACGATATGATGTGGCCATCTCCCGGGCTGTGGCCCGCCTGAATGTATTGTCCGAGTATTGTCTCCCGTTTGTCCGCACGGGCGGGGTTTTTATCGCCATGAAGGGAGCGCAAGCGGAACAGGAAAAGCAGGAGGCGCGTGCGGCCATTCGCCGGCTGGGCGGGGGGCGGATCGCGGAACACCGCTTTGATTTGCCTGATGAGGCAGGCGAAAGGACGCTTTATGTAATCGGCAAACAGGCGGCGACGCCAAAAGCTTTTCCGCGCAAGCCTGGCATGCCCGCCAAACAACCGCTTTGACCTGACGCTTGTCAGGTCTTTTTTGTTCCACGTGAAACAATGCCGACCCTGTTGGTTTCCATTCTTAATAAATTAGGAAAAGCATCAAACGCCGCGACGGCACTTAATTTGAAATAAAGAAAAGAGTGGGTGAAAAGAGGAGCAGAAAACTTGCAGGGAACCGGAGATGGGTTATTGATACCTGTCAGACATCCTTAGGGCTACCCGTAACGATGATTGTGGTGTTGAACGTGAAACTCTGCCGAGAAATTTTTCTGGTTTTCATTTCTGCCGGTCGTTTTCATTTCCGCCGGCAGAGGGAACCATTTTATGGTGGTCAACGGACAACGATGTTCCGTTTTAATAAAAGAGTAAATGGATCGGGCATGGGAGAGGAAAAATGGCCGAAGCCGTTGTGGTAAAATGTAGAGGAAAAACAAACCGCCACACGAACGTGCATCGTGATGGTGGCGGCGTACCCATTCCGCCATTTCCTCCACCGAACCGCAGAGACAATGGAGCATCAGCATTCGGGCGAAATCGGTTTTGGCGAGAAGGATTTTTTGCGTGGCATGTCGAAAAGATGATCAAGCACCCCATGTCTTTTTCTTATTTTTGGCAAGGCAAACTGTACTGGTTCGTTAAAGATAGATTGGTTTAACGATAGAAAGAAGTGATGGCTTGTGAAGGGGCATCTGAGCAAGTGGTTTGGTTTTTCGGAAAAGGATTCTTCCCACGGCAGGCGGGAGGAGTGGGCGGATGAGGTTGAAGCGGTGGAAGAGGTGAAGGAGATCCCTGTTGAGCTCATCTCTCCCAACCCCTATCAGCCCCGGACCGTCTTTGACGATGAACGCATCGAGGAATTGAGCCAGACCATTCGCACGCATGGCGTCATCCAGCCCATCGTGGTCAGGGAATTGGAGAATGGAAAATACGAGCTGATCGCCGGCGAACGGCGGCTGCGCGCGGTGAAAAAGCTGAATCTGCCGACCATTCCTGCGATCGTCCGCTCGTTGAATGATGCGCAGGCTGCTTCCATCGCCCTGATCGAAAACCTGCAGCGGGAAGGCCTGACGGCCATTGAAGAGGCCTATGCCTATCAACAGTTGTTGCAATTGCATGGGCTGACGCAGGAAAGCCTGGCGCAGCGGCTGGGAAAAGGTCAATCCACCATTGCCAACAAATTGCGCCTGCTCAATCTTCCGGAGTCGGTTCAGCACGCGCTGATGAAAAGGCAGATCACCGAACGGCATGCCCGTGCCCTGCTTTCCCTCCCCGATGCCGAGTTGCAGGAAAAAGTGTTGTCCGAGATTCTTCAGCATGAATGGAATGTCAAACAGACGGAGCAACGTGTCAAACAATATCTTGATGCCCAAAAACAGCAGCCAGCCAAAAAATCCAAACGGATCGCGTTCTCAAAAGATGTACGCCTCGCGCTGAACACAATTCGCCAGTCGGTGAAGATGATCACTGGCAGCGGGATGAACATTGATGCGCGGGAAGAGGAACATGAAGAGTACGTGCAGTTTATCATCCGAATTCCAAAAAAATGATCTTCATGAAAAATGTTCATCATGTATAATAGGGTTGTCTGAAACTTCCATTGTCCCCCGTTCGAACGGGGTGTTTTTTTCTGCAGATCCCAATCCGAGGTGAGTATACATGGCCAAGATCATCGCGGTCGCCAATCAAAAAGGCGGCGTCGGCAAGACGACCACCGCCATCAACCTGGGAGCCAGTCTGGCCTCTTTTGGCAGCAAGGTGCTTCTGGTGGACGCCGATCCGCAGGGTAACACGACCAGCGGGATTGGCATCAATAAAGGAGAAGTGGAGTACTGTGTCTATGATGTCATGATTAATGATATATACCCGGAAAAAGCCATTTTGCCGACGAAGGAAGAAAATCTCTGGATCATTCCGGCTACCATTCAACTGGCCGGTGCAGAAATTGAACTGGTTCCCATCATGTCTCGTGAAGTGCGGCTGAAAAAAGCGCTCTCTTTGGTGGAACAGAATTATGACTACATCCTGATCGATTGCCCTCCATCCCTCGGCATTCTCACCGTCAACGCGCTGACCGCCGCCAATTCCGTTCTGATTCCCATCCAGTGTGAGTATTATGCGCTGGAAGGCGTCAGCCAGCTGCTCAACACCATCCGTCTCGTGCAAAAGCACCTCAACACCGAACTGGAAATCGAAGGCGTGCTGATGACGATGTTTGATGCCCGAACCAATCTGGGCATCCAGGTGGTACAGGAAGTGAAAAAATATTTTCGCGAGAAAGTGTATCAGACGATCATCCCCCGCAACGTCCGTCTCAGCGAAGCGCCAAGCCATGGCCTTTCCATCCTGACCTACGATCATCGTTCCAAGGGAGCCGAAATGTACCGCGAGTTGGCCAAAGAGGTGATGGGATGTGAGTAAAGGTCTGGGCAGGGGACTGGACGCCCTTCTGCCGCAAATGGACGGCGACGAAAACAGCATCCAGCAGGTATCGGTTCGCCAATTGCGCCCCAATCCGTACCAGCCGCGGAAAACGTTTTCCACAGAAGGATTGGAGGAGTTGACCGAGTCGATTCGCCAGCATGGGATGATTCAGCCCATTCTCGTTCGCAAGTCCCTGCATGGTTACGAAATTGTGGCCGGGGAGCGCCGCTGGCGTGCCGCCAAGATGGCCCGCCTGAAAACGGTGCCGGTCGTCGTCAAGGAATTCAGCGATGAGCAGGTCATGGAAATCGCTCTCATCGAAAATCTTCAACGGGAAGACCTCAATGCGATGGAAATTGCCCAAGCGTATGACAAGCTGATGCAGACGTTTGGCCTGACGCAGGAAGAGCTGGCGGCCAAAGTGGGAAAAAGCCGTCCACATGTGGCCAACTTCCTTCGCCTTCTCCAGTTGCCTCCGCGGGTGCAGGAAATGCTTTCCTCCGGCGAAGTCTCGATGGGACACGCCCGCGCCCTTCTCGGGCTGGCTGATGAGCAGGCCCAGATTCGTTTGGCGGAAACAGTCGTCCGCGAGAAGATGAGCGTTCGTCAACTGGAGGAGGAGATCCAAAAACAACGGCAAAATGTTTCACGTGAAACATTGCGGAAAAAGCAACCTGCGCGCAATACTTACGTCATAAATATAGAGGAGGTGCTGCGGCAAAACCTGGGCACCTCCGTCAGGATTAAAACCGGGAAGAAGAGAGGCCGCATCGAGATCGACTTTTATTCTGAAGAAGACCTGAACCGGATTATCGAACGGATTCTGCAAGGGAAGGAAGAGGGTTTGTGATTTACCTGGATCAGGCGGCCACCAGCTTTCCCAAACCGCCGGAAGTGCGGGAAGCTGTCATGAGGTGTCTCGCAGAATACGCGGTCAATCCTGGCAGAGGCGACCATCAGCTGGTCAGACGCGCGCAGGAGCAGGTTTCCCTCGCGCGCCGGCGGGCGGCTGAACTTTTCCACATCCGGCATCCTGAACGGATCCTTTTTTTTCTCAATGCGACGCAAGCGATCAACCAGGCGATCAAAGGCCTCGTCCGCCCGGGAGACCATGTGATCGCGAGCGGCATGGAACATAATGCCGTGCGGCGGCCTCTCTTGCATCTGCAAAGGAATGGGGTGGAGGTCACTTTCCTGAAAGGGGACCGATGGGGGGTGCCGACAGCGGAAGAGGTGGACTCCGCCTTGCGCGAAAATACCCGGCTGGTCATTCTCAACCATGCGTCCAACGTCACCGGCGCCATTGCCGACATCGGTGCCGTTGGCCAACGCTTGCGGCAGAAGGGTGTGGCGTTCATGGTGGATGCGGCCCAGAGCGCCGGCGTTCTGCCGATCAACGTAGAGGAGATGGGCATTCACCTCTTGGCTTTTGCCGGGCATAAAGGGCTGTACGGGCCGCAAGGAGTCGGAGGGCTGTACATCAGCGAGGAACTGGATTTGGTGCCGCTGATTCACGGTGGTACGGGGATTCATTCGTCGGATGCCGATCAGCCCGTTTCCCTGCCGGAACGGTACGAAAGCGGTACGTTGAACACGCCAGGCCTGGCCGGCCTGGCAGCCGGACTGGAGATCGTGTTGGCCCGGGGCGTCGATGCCATTTTCCGCCACGAATGGGAATTGATCCAGCATCTGCAGTCGGAACTGGAGCAAATCCCGGGGGTTACCGTCTATGGTCCGCCGCTGGGCCAGCCAAAAGTGGGGGTTCTTTCGTTTCAGGTGGAAGGCTACCATTCGGAGGAGGTGGCCATTCTTCTGGATGAACACTTTCGCATTGCCGTGCGCGGCGGCTTGCACTGCGCGCCGTTGGTCCACGAGCGGTTGGGCACGCTTGGCAGCGGCACGGTGCGTGCCAGTGTCGGCCTGTTTAATACGCATGACGAGATCGGAAAACTGGTCGCCGCCGTGCGGGAACTGATTTGATCTTCACCTTAAATCATTTGTCACACGGTAGATAAGGGAGACGAACATGCGAGCGATGAATACACCGACGGATTTTCAAATGGATTGGCAGTCCGCCTTGTCCGCCATCTCTGACACCAACAACGCGCTGTTTTGGATTGCCCTGATCTTGCTTGGAATCTTTCTCGTGCAGCTCATCCTGTTCATCATCTGGGGGGTTCAAGCCAGACAAATTCGTCAGATCCGGCGGCGATACCGGAAGCTATTGTCGCACCTTGGGAGTGAGCAGGGAGGGGATCTGCTCCATCAGTTGCTGACAGAACAGGAATCCCTGCAAGCGCAGGTGGCCGGCTTGAAACAGGAGCTGGCACAATGCACGCAGGAGATGGCCCGCTTGAAGCAGGAGCAGGCACAACACGTTTCCCGCGTGGGGATGATTCGTTACAACGCGTTCCGGGAGACGGGCAATGATCTGAGCTTCTCCGTTGCCTGGGTCAACGAGCGGCTGGATGGTGTCGTGATCACCAGCATCTATTCCCGAGGCGAGTGCAGCGTGTACGCCAAGCCGCTCAGCGGGGGACAGTCCGCCTATCCGCTCAGTCCTGAAGAACAGGAAGCGATTCAACATGCGGCGGCGAGCAAAGTGCTGGACCAAAACAAGAGAACAGACGGAAACAAGAGCACGCCCGAGGTGCCGTTGTCACGCGCCTGACGGCCGCCCGAACGGCGTTGCTCCTGCCTTGCAGGCTGGTTCCAAGATTCAGCCTGTGCTGAACTCACCGCGCTGGTCACCTTTTGGTGACATTTTTTTGTCCAAACTCTGAATCGTAACCAGCGGTCCGTCTTTGTAAGCCATCCTGTGCAAGCGGGTAAAGGCCAGGTGGATGCTGCCGGCCATCACCTGCGCCATTTTGATGACGTGGGCCAGGCGCGTATTTTGCAGGACGAAATACTCCATAAACCCGCCCGCGTTGACGACGCAGGTGAAGGAAAGATCGCCCACTTCGGGCAGGCGTTTGTTGACACCCGCGCCTGGACGCAAGCTTCCTTCCTGGAGACTAATCATCCCGATGTGCTTGTACTGCCCCAGACAGGCGTCCACAGAGAGAATAAAGGCGTTCGGGTGCCTGCGGTGGATCTGCTCGATCTGTTCTTTCAGGTTCATGGCATGGACGGGCTCGTCCAATGTGCCATAAATGGTCAGCCCCTGTGGAGCCAGTTGCGCAAGCTGCGAACCAACCAAGGGGCCCAGAGCATCCCCGGTGGAGCGGTCGGTGCCGATCGCCAGGCACAAGAATTCCCGCTGATGGACGTGCGGGAGCAGGGAGCGGACCAGGGCCTGTGCCAGCACCTCCGTCGCATTGGCGTCATCATATGGGATTCGGCAAAGCGTCTGGTTGGATGCAAATGGTTTGGGAGGGTTTCTCATCGCGTCACACCGTTTCTGCAATAATCGTCCAAACATTATTAACTAGTATACGGAGAAAGAATTGGAAATATACATGAGAAGGGGGATTGTCCGAAAGAGGAAAATGACGCGTGGAAAGAGGCGGTAAGATGAGCGCAGCTGGCAGGACGGGCGTCTTGGGCAACAGTTTTCGCCTGGCGATGACCATTGTCGGAACCACCATTGGGGCAGGGTTTGCCTCGGGAAGGGAGATATGGGAGTTTTTTACGGTATACGGCGCGGGCAGCGGGCAAGGCATTCTCCTCTTTGCAGGGCTTTATGCCTTGTGTTGTTGGGTCATTTTGCGCATCAGCTGGCAGACGAAGCCGGCCAGCTACTCGGAACTTCTCTTCCGCCTGATGTCGCCGCTGATGGCCAGGGTGTATGATGGCTTGATCATGTTCTACCTGTTTTCATTGTCTGCCGTCATGTTTGCGGCAAGCGGCGCCGTCTTCGCGGACGTTCGGCTGCCCTTTCATCTCGGCGTGCTGGCCATCGCCGTCTTGGTGTTCAGCGTGTTGATCTTCCAGATTCGGGGCTTGCTTTCCCTCAACAGCTGGCTGATTCCGTTGCTCGTCCTGATGCTGGCTGCCATCGCCTTTTTTTATCTTATGGGCGGCGAACCAGGCGATTCTCAAGGAAGAGAACAAACGGAACAGCTTGAACAGCGTTTTGAGGCGCGCTTCCAACCGTACTATGGGGTCTGGGCTTCATCCGTCGTATACACCTCATTCAACTTGGTGCCGATGATAGGTGTTCTCTGCATGGCGGCCAGGGAAAGCCGCCACCCCCGAGAACTGGCCATCGGATCGCTGCTCAGCGGCCTCTTCCTGGGAGGTCTCGCCTGGCTGCTCAATGGCGCCCTCCTGAACATGCCCGTGGATGTGGCGGCGGAGAGGGAGATTCTCCTCTTCGAACTGGCCGGCCATTTCCCGTTCCGGGTCGAAAAGCTGGTGTTCTTGTCGCTGTGGCTGGCGATTTACACCACGGCGCTGAGCAGCATCTTCAGTCTGGCCACGCGGCTTAAGGTGATCGTTATTTGGCCGCACTCCCTCATCCTCGCGATCCTGGTGATCGGGATCATCCCGTTCAGTTATTTCGGGTTTGCCACTTTAGTGAAAATCCTTTATCCTAT
The Bacillus thermozeamaize DNA segment above includes these coding regions:
- a CDS encoding 16S rRNA methyltransferase G gives rise to the protein MNRWLAAACAPHLALDESRLGLFSDYLELLLSWNERFNLTAITEPREVYVKHFYDSLTPAFVHDFTRTRRLMDVGTGAGFPGIPLKIAFPHIRLTLLDSLKKRISFLAEVVARLKLSDVELIHGRAEEVGRHPQHRERYDVAISRAVARLNVLSEYCLPFVRTGGVFIAMKGAQAEQEKQEARAAIRRLGGGRIAEHRFDLPDEAGERTLYVIGKQAATPKAFPRKPGMPAKQPL
- a CDS encoding nucleoid occlusion protein, giving the protein MEEVKEIPVELISPNPYQPRTVFDDERIEELSQTIRTHGVIQPIVVRELENGKYELIAGERRLRAVKKLNLPTIPAIVRSLNDAQAASIALIENLQREGLTAIEEAYAYQQLLQLHGLTQESLAQRLGKGQSTIANKLRLLNLPESVQHALMKRQITERHARALLSLPDAELQEKVLSEILQHEWNVKQTEQRVKQYLDAQKQQPAKKSKRIAFSKDVRLALNTIRQSVKMITGSGMNIDAREEEHEEYVQFIIRIPKK
- a CDS encoding sporulation initiation inhibitor Soj — its product is MAKIIAVANQKGGVGKTTTAINLGASLASFGSKVLLVDADPQGNTTSGIGINKGEVEYCVYDVMINDIYPEKAILPTKEENLWIIPATIQLAGAEIELVPIMSREVRLKKALSLVEQNYDYILIDCPPSLGILTVNALTAANSVLIPIQCEYYALEGVSQLLNTIRLVQKHLNTELEIEGVLMTMFDARTNLGIQVVQEVKKYFREKVYQTIIPRNVRLSEAPSHGLSILTYDHRSKGAEMYRELAKEVMGCE
- a CDS encoding stage 0 sporulation protein J; amino-acid sequence: MSKGLGRGLDALLPQMDGDENSIQQVSVRQLRPNPYQPRKTFSTEGLEELTESIRQHGMIQPILVRKSLHGYEIVAGERRWRAAKMARLKTVPVVVKEFSDEQVMEIALIENLQREDLNAMEIAQAYDKLMQTFGLTQEELAAKVGKSRPHVANFLRLLQLPPRVQEMLSSGEVSMGHARALLGLADEQAQIRLAETVVREKMSVRQLEEEIQKQRQNVSRETLRKKQPARNTYVINIEEVLRQNLGTSVRIKTGKKRGRIEIDFYSEEDLNRIIERILQGKEEGL
- a CDS encoding cysteine desulfurase, with translation MIYLDQAATSFPKPPEVREAVMRCLAEYAVNPGRGDHQLVRRAQEQVSLARRRAAELFHIRHPERILFFLNATQAINQAIKGLVRPGDHVIASGMEHNAVRRPLLHLQRNGVEVTFLKGDRWGVPTAEEVDSALRENTRLVILNHASNVTGAIADIGAVGQRLRQKGVAFMVDAAQSAGVLPINVEEMGIHLLAFAGHKGLYGPQGVGGLYISEELDLVPLIHGGTGIHSSDADQPVSLPERYESGTLNTPGLAGLAAGLEIVLARGVDAIFRHEWELIQHLQSELEQIPGVTVYGPPLGQPKVGVLSFQVEGYHSEEVAILLDEHFRIAVRGGLHCAPLVHERLGTLGSGTVRASVGLFNTHDEIGKLVAAVRELI
- a CDS encoding spore protease YyaC, producing the protein MRNPPKPFASNQTLCRIPYDDANATEVLAQALVRSLLPHVHQREFLCLAIGTDRSTGDALGPLVGSQLAQLAPQGLTIYGTLDEPVHAMNLKEQIEQIHRRHPNAFILSVDACLGQYKHIGMISLQEGSLRPGAGVNKRLPEVGDLSFTCVVNAGGFMEYFVLQNTRLAHVIKMAQVMAGSIHLAFTRLHRMAYKDGPLVTIQSLDKKMSPKGDQRGEFSTG